The Phyllopteryx taeniolatus isolate TA_2022b chromosome 9, UOR_Ptae_1.2, whole genome shotgun sequence genome contains a region encoding:
- the si:ch211-286o17.1 gene encoding hematopoietic progenitor cell antigen CD34: MAASSPPRAGLRASMLALAFLLVGSVTIAGVRAQDDVVATGAASTVAAEEYIRGDMIPMTTVAPETNNQLFDIVMETQDTVQQTTAAAPPAEQPDPESEGEDTARGGQFTVDVYADEPRIQEQQTAAAAPPARGDGPENIPEGDVVCVSKEVVQDKNAVNLLLLQSSNCKTTKVKIQSVLQELCGEDCKLEIYQEDNTDQILVSGQYVEDDIKGMVNKFNNDNIKDKAGVKEAFPHWRKNSKLVLVSLLLTGLLLAALLVAGYYFKTHRKNSKGVRLAESYQVDEENQANTLVSVAPLPQEPVNKPANGEAPPENGTNPAPTTNGHSASGQTPVADTEM; this comes from the exons ATGGCAGCATCATCTCCACCGCGAGCGGGGCTACGTGCCAGCATGCTGGCCTTGGCCTTTCTCCTCGTCGGTTCCGTCACGATTG CGGGGGTCAGAGCACAAGATGACGTCGTCGCCACGGGGGCAGCGTCTACCGTGGCCGCAGAAGAATACATCAGAGGAGACATGATCCCGATGACCACTGTCGCGCCTG AGACAAACAATCAACTATTTGACATTGTGATGGAAACCCAAGACACCGTCCAGCAGACTACAGCAGCGGCGCCGCCTGCGGAACAGCCGGACCCGGAAAGCGAGGGAGAGGACACGGCCCGAGGGGGACAGTTCACAGTAGACGTGTACGCAGATGAACCCCGAATCCAGGAACAACAGACCGCCGCAGCGGCACCGCCGGCGAGAGGTGACGGCCCAGAGAATATTCCCGAG GGCGACGTGGTGTGTGTGAGCAAAGAGGTAGTCCAGGATAAAAACGCTGTCAATCTGTTACTCCTCCAATCTTCCAACTGC AAAACTACCAAGGTGAAGATTCAAAGCGTTCTCCAAGAGTTGTGCGGGGAAGACTGCAAGCTAGAGATCTACCAGGAGGACAACACGGACCAGATCCTTGTATCTGGACAGTACGTTGAAG ATGACATAAAAGGCATGGTCAACAAGTTCAACAATGACAACATCAAAGACAAG GCTGGTGTGAAGGAAGCGTTCCCTCACTGGAGGAAAAACTCTAAACTGGTGCTGGTTTCCCTGTTGCTGACTGGCCTGCTGCTGGCTGCTCTGCTGGTCGCCGGTTATTACTTTAAGACCCACCGCAAGAATTCCAAAGGAGTCCGGCTG GCCGAGTCTTACCAGGTGGATGAAGAAAACCAGGCCAACACCCTGGTGTCCGTCGCCCCGCTGCCCCAGGAGCCCGTCAACAAGCCCGCCAACGGAGAAGCTCCACCAGAAAACGGGACCAATCCCGCCCCGACCACCAATGGGCACTCTGCCAGCGGCCAGACCCCGGTGGCCGACACAGAGATGTGA